The DNA window TGTTTATAATAACAGAGGAGTGTGCCATTTGTCCACGCGGAGCCTTTTACAAGATGACCGATGGCCGTGTTATACCCAACCAGATGTTTCGTGGACTGAATGACTTGCAGATCGACAACCAATCTTATTACCAGCTTTATCGCTTGCCCCGAAATGATCTCAAAGTCAATTTGGCCAAGAGAAGCGACTATAACTATGCTATTGACTTTCTGGACACCATTGATTGTGTTATACCACTGTGTCAGGCTTTTGCCCTGAATATGCAACGAAACGAGGATTTGGTGATAATCAAGTCATGTCTTTGGTTGGGCATGACATTCTTTCACAAAATCAACTCCCACAAGCATGGTTTCCTTTATTTGGGCGATGGCAAAAAGAACTTTGACTTACTCTTCATGTATTAAGTTTTCTTTTGcataaaaattttgtttttttgagcatatataaatatatttgtgtattatttcaatttacttACCTCGGTGCTCCTTGGGCGGTCTGGGCCTACGACAGTCCTCCAATTTGGCGCGCTTCTGGCTGGGTTCGCCCTCTCCAGGTTGAGATTCACCTTCAGGAACTTTCATAATATCGCAGATGCTGCGGTCCAGCTCGTTCTTCAGCTGGTTATCCTCAGCCTCCGGCTTGGCCTCCTTTACATCTTCAACCACATGCTGCAGTGCTAGTCCAGAGTAGTCCTTCAGGAAGGGTTTGGCATCCATGCAGCCATCGCAGATCATTTCGCTGCAGATATCCAGCCACTTCTCGCTGGCACCGGGCGCTTTCATGTGCGGCAAGTGAAACCAGTCCTCGCAGATGGCGCACTGCAGCATTACCTCCTCAACGGTGCGATCAGGATCGGGATAGGGTCGCTTGCACTTGCAGTACAGCCCCTGGAAGTTCTGGTTATACAGATTGCCCTCGTTGCGCGGTTGAACGCCCTCTACTTGTGGGTTGAGGGAGCACTTGCCCAGACGCTGGGTGGGACAATCGCAGCGGAAATTCCGCTTGGTATACAGCTCCACCAGTTCGTGGTGCTCGTGACAGCGGTAGGAGCAAGCCAAGCAGACTCCTGCGGCCTTGTCCAGATCCTTGCGAGCCTCGGGGCAGCAGGTAAGGCAGGAATACAGTGCCTGCCGACCAATGGCGCCCTTGCCGTAAGTGCAGGACTTCTCATCGGAGGCGCCCAGCACTGCGGCGTATTCGTCCTCCAGCTCCTTTTCCTGTTCCAGGACATCCAGCATCGTAATGGTCGACTGCTCCAGTGGATTGGCCTCGTCGACCTCGTGGGCACCATCTGTGGCATTCAACTCGCTCATCTCAACAGTTTTACAAGGAATTTTTAGCTTGACTTCGTGTCAGTTTCTCGGAAGTGGCGGAATGCGCAGCGTTTGGCGCGATTGGatgaaaattgcaaataattcaACCACCTAATATTAGGGATGGCCAACAACAGCTTGATTATGCGATAGCTATCGACTGAAATGTTAGTAGCAAGAAGTGGTTGAGTTGCAGGGAACAGCCGTGTTTTGAAAGGCCATAAAACAtagcaaattcaattatttccaattacaatttttaaaaacaagttatatttcatttatacattGCGTATGTTAAAAATGAGATGTAGAATGCCAAAAGAATTAGCTATGGGTAGTTTCTAGCTACTTTTAGCTAGAAATACATAGCTTCTCCAGCGTGCCTCGCACTTGGACGTTGTTCAACACTGTGCCGGAGAATTTGGCTGAGCGTGCTGctgattttaataaacaatttttatatttgctttaaCTAACGAAAAATAAGGCATCAAAATGAACGCACCTCCGACCTTCGAGTCATTTCTGCTCTATGAGGGCGAGAAAAAGTGAGTAAACATAACGGACCTCTCCAATTGACCACCTGTAACCcgtatttgtgtttgttttggcgCATCTGCAGAATAATCAAGGAATTGGACACCAAAGTGACCAATGCGGCTATATTCACCATAAACAAAGAGGATCACACTCTGGGAAACATGATCCGCAAGTATGTTGCTGCATAAGCCCTGCtgattacaaattaaatttgcattctCTACAGCCAACTGCTGAAGGACCCCAATGTCTTGTTTGCCGGCTACAAGGTTCCCCATCCTTTGGAGCACAAGTTCGTTATCCGCATCCAGACTACGGCCGATTACTCTCCGCAAGAAGCCTTCATGAATGCCATAACCGATCTTCTAGCAGAATTATCCCTCTTCGAAGAGCGTTTCAAAGTATTACATACCATCTGTCCCAGAAATATccctttaataataatttcttattCAAGGACGCCATcaaggagaagaaggaggGCGGCgattaattatataattaccAATAAATTCCTTAGTCTTATGAATACCCAATAAAACGATGTACGTTCTTTTTCCACgttcttgattttatttttttacactATGTTTACACTCAAAAATTACGAAAACAACTgattgtgtgtttgtttgccacgAATCgcattcaataaataaaacagtttAAAATAGACTACTATCCATGAATGTGTGCATAACGCAAGATCACAATTTGAATTAGAGAATGTTCTTTGTGTGATTGAGTGAAGCGCTGCTGAGGTAAAAGTTATCTCATCTGATGGATCTTGCAACATGGTTATGCTATGGAGTCTAAAACAAagtaaaatggaaataataatttagaaTTTAACTAGAGCTAATAGGTTTCATCATCGGCACATTCGCTAGTATCGTGGCCAAAAACTGCAATTGAGAATTGTTAGATGTCGGTCAACTTAGATATTTGTATGGcatatttaattgtatttacCCTCGCAGGAATCACAGTATTTCCTGGGTGCAGGGAGCTTCCGTTCCTTCTCGTTGTTATTGGACTCGGAAGGCGGTGGGGAGTAGTCCCGATCCTCGCTAGCCTGGATTGGACAGTCCTCTGTCTCGTGCTGATCAAACTCATCGCAGATGTCGCAAAAAAGTCTGGGAGCCGGCTTGCGCTTGGTCAGGACATCGAAGGCATGAGGTCTTAAATATAGCATATGaataacaaatataatttcaagTCACATTCCACAAAATCCATTATTGCGATACTTAGATACCAAATTGCAgacattaattttaataaatacacCTTTATCTTTACAGAGTTAAAAACGGAATTGCTTAAACAAACCACATCcttaaagaaaagaaagaaactcACTTGGTGAAATCCATTGGCAAGGTTTCAAGGGTCTGCACCTTAGCCTTGAGTGCATCATTTTTCTGCTGCATGTCAGCAATAATTGAGTTCAGGAAGTTGATTTTGGCAAGACTGGTTTCGGTG is part of the Drosophila yakuba strain Tai18E2 chromosome 2R, Prin_Dyak_Tai18E2_2.1, whole genome shotgun sequence genome and encodes:
- the LOC6529468 gene encoding putative E3 ubiquitin-protein ligase UBR7, coding for MSELNATDGAHEVDEANPLEQSTITMLDVLEQEKELEDEYAAVLGASDEKSCTYGKGAIGRQALYSCLTCCPEARKDLDKAAGVCLACSYRCHEHHELVELYTKRNFRCDCPTQRLGKCSLNPQVEGVQPRNEGNLYNQNFQGLYCKCKRPYPDPDRTVEEVMLQCAICEDWFHLPHMKAPGASEKWLDICSEMICDGCMDAKPFLKDYSGLALQHVVEDVKEAKPEAEDNQLKNELDRSICDIMKVPEGESQPGEGEPSQKRAKLEDCRRPRPPKEHRGASFWTNDWRKSLCQCSECLSLYKELAVEFLLDAEDSAKTYEERGMKRAEENSSYEQGIRALASIDRTQQIDAITEYNRMKDKLKEYLQAFAASKKVVTEEDINRFFAGMRNESNANLGQPYFCR
- the LOC6529470 gene encoding DNA-directed RNA polymerase II subunit RPB11, with translation MNAPPTFESFLLYEGEKKIIKELDTKVTNAAIFTINKEDHTLGNMIRNQLLKDPNVLFAGYKVPHPLEHKFVIRIQTTADYSPQEAFMNAITDLLAELSLFEERFKDAIKEKKEGGD